The genomic region TCTACTGGAACAATCACCATCACCTGTTTCAGGCAGTCCGACAAGTGAATGGTTCAACTTTGTGGGCAAACCTACATTTGTTGTTCTGGTTATCATTAGTTCCCTTTGTCACCGCATGGATGGGTGAAAATCACTTTGCTGCGTTGCCTGTGGCGCTTTATGGTGTGGTTCTATTGTTGGCTGCGATCGCCTACTTCACTCTGACCCGCACGCTTGTTTCTCACCACGGTCAAGATTCCACAATTGCAAATGCTCTTGGTCGAAATTTTAAAGGCAAGTTATCAGTATTGACTTATGCAGTTACAATTCCACTTGCTTTTGCAATCCCTTGGCTTGCATGTGCATTATACGTTCTGGTTGCGGTCCTGTGGCTCATTCCCGACCGTCGTATTGAAAAGGCGTTGAACTCATAAAGTTCCATGTTCGATGCAACAAAAATTAGCTAACAAACCCTCTGCACCAAAACAAATATAGGTTGTTGGTCACAGACAAAGGTGATCTGCGTCCGGTGTGCGGGCACGTTATGCCGCTTATGGATGTACTCACTCATCCTGGCATTTTACGCCCCACGGGGCGGGGAATTTACCCACAGAAATTGAAACAGGAGAAACAAAATGATACTGCAAGATAAAGTAGCGTTAGTCACCGGGGGCACATCGGGAATTGGTAGAACAACGGCGATCGCTTTCGGGGCTGCTGGAGCAAAGGTAGTATTCTCCGGTAGACGCGACGCAGAAGGTGAAAAAACCGCCAAACTGATTCGCGAAACAGGTGCCGAATGCTTATACGTTCATTCAGATGCCTCGAATGAGGAAGACATCAAAGCATTAGTGCAAAAGACGGTTGCAACCTACGGGCAACTCGACTGTGCCTTCAATAATGCAGGCACTAACGGCTCTTTTAAGCCTCTGCATGAACAATCAATTGAAGATTTTGACAACCTGATGGCAATCAATGTTCGGGGGCTGTTTTTGTGCATGAAGTACGAAATTCAGCAAATGTTGTCTCAAGGATCTGGTGTGATCGTGAACAATTCGTCAGCGAGTGGTCTCGTTGCGTTTCCGAAGACTTCTCCTTACGTTGCCAGCAAACATGCAGTAATGGGGCTGACGCGAGCGGCGGCGCTGGACTATGCCAAGCAAGGCATCCGGGTTAATGCGGTGAATCCTGGAGGCACTGCGACTGAACTGCTCGATCACGCCTTTGGGCAACTGGGTATCACAGCGGATGATTTAGGCTCTTTGATTCCAATGGGTCGGATCGGTCAGGCAACGGAAATTGCTCAAGCGGTTGTGTTTCTCTGCTCCGACGCTGCCAGCTATATTACGGGGCAACCCTTAGTAATCGATGGTGGATATACAGTGAGTTGATTTTTGATTGTTGATCGTGGACTCACAGTGAATCGATCCATCAACAAATCAAACCGCGATCGCTTCTTCATGAGATGGTCAACCAATTGCTTTCAATGTATGCGTGTCTGGTACGGAGAGTAAACTCTATTGGAGAAAGAATGAAACGATTTACCTGGTTTACCTTCCTGTATCTTGCGCTAGGAGTTTGCCTGACAGCGATCGCACTTGGATACCCAAACCTGCCTTCGGGTCTTCAAACTAGCCTGTTCATCAGTGCAGGAGTATCCTACTTTGTTTGTATTCTCAGTACCTTCCCTTTTTGGCGGGAGGCGACGATCCGCTTCTATCGCAGACGGAATGCAGCAATCATTCTACCCTGGTTGGGGATTGGAGTGAACATTATTGTGACGGTCTGGGAGCTTCAGAGTCAGAACTGGACAATGGAAACCATTTTACAAGCATTTTCGCGGCTATTAGTTGTCTTACTGTTTGCAGAAATCATCGTTGTTACATGGCAAGTGAATTCTGAACATTAGTGTCTAGATCGGATGTTCCTGAAACGAACTCGCTCCGCACCATAAGAATTTGAAAGAAAAGAAACACCATGAATAAGCCTGAGTTTTTTGTTACCCCCGGTTATGGGGAATACATGCTGAATAACTTGCATTACTCGCAAGCCGTAAAAATTGGCGATCGCGTGGAGATATCCGGTCAAGGTGGCTGGGATGACAATCTGCAAATTCCCGAATCGCTCGCGGACGAGATCGCTCAAGCGTTTCGGAACATAGAGCGAACCTTGGCAACTGCCGGGGCGGGCTGGGAGCATGTTGTTCATGTCAATTCTTACCATGTTGGTGGGTTGCCCCCAGAAGTTAATGAGGTGATGGTCAAGCTATTTCGTCATTACATGCCCAACCATGCCCCCATTTGGACAGAGGTAGGAGTCGCGGCTCTTGCACTTCCAAAAATGCGGATTGAAATTCGTGTTACTGCAATTGTTTCGTGAATTTTGCATCAATGGCAGCGCTGCTCTACACCGATCGAAGCAAACAGATGGAGTAATAATTCTGACACGAAATTGATGCCAACTAGAACTGATCCATCAGGAGGACAATCATGAAACTTCAAACCATTTTCAGCTTACTAACAATCGCTACAGGGTTGCTCGGAGGTTCATTCACTCATCCAGCGAGCGCACACAGCCTTTCTTCACAGCAAACATCACCCGTTCTGATCGCAACTGCCTACACTGATTTAACCTTACCCACCTTGCGCCAAGGCGATCGCGGCAGAGACGTACAATTGTTACAGCGCATTCTTCAAGACAATGGCTTTTTAGGAGCCGCAGGTGTGAGGTTAGGCAATCCAAGAGGGGCGATCGTCGATGGCATCTTTGGTGCGGTCACAGCGTCTGCGGTACGCGATCTCCAGCAACGATACGGAATCCCAGTTACAGGGCGAGTCAATCCAACCACCTGGGAAGTCCTGGATATGCACGAAAACCCCTATCGATCGCCGCTTCCCTGGAAACAACAGAACATTAAACAACCACAAGCCACAGGAGATTTCTCATGAACCGAAAGATTCTTTCAACCAAAATCACAACTACAACCACAATCGCAATCACAATTCTGTTCGGCGTACTCCTACTGTTCAATTTTCCATCCCTG from Trichocoleus sp. FACHB-46 harbors:
- a CDS encoding TMEM175 family protein gives rise to the protein MVKGRLEAFSDGVIAIIITIMVLELKTPHESDLAALRQLIPTFLSYVLSFVHIGIYWNNHHHLFQAVRQVNGSTLWANLHLLFWLSLVPFVTAWMGENHFAALPVALYGVVLLLAAIAYFTLTRTLVSHHGQDSTIANALGRNFKGKLSVLTYAVTIPLAFAIPWLACALYVLVAVLWLIPDRRIEKALNS
- a CDS encoding glucose 1-dehydrogenase — translated: MILQDKVALVTGGTSGIGRTTAIAFGAAGAKVVFSGRRDAEGEKTAKLIRETGAECLYVHSDASNEEDIKALVQKTVATYGQLDCAFNNAGTNGSFKPLHEQSIEDFDNLMAINVRGLFLCMKYEIQQMLSQGSGVIVNNSSASGLVAFPKTSPYVASKHAVMGLTRAAALDYAKQGIRVNAVNPGGTATELLDHAFGQLGITADDLGSLIPMGRIGQATEIAQAVVFLCSDAASYITGQPLVIDGGYTVS
- a CDS encoding RidA family protein, with protein sequence MNKPEFFVTPGYGEYMLNNLHYSQAVKIGDRVEISGQGGWDDNLQIPESLADEIAQAFRNIERTLATAGAGWEHVVHVNSYHVGGLPPEVNEVMVKLFRHYMPNHAPIWTEVGVAALALPKMRIEIRVTAIVS
- a CDS encoding peptidoglycan-binding protein; its protein translation is MKLQTIFSLLTIATGLLGGSFTHPASAHSLSSQQTSPVLIATAYTDLTLPTLRQGDRGRDVQLLQRILQDNGFLGAAGVRLGNPRGAIVDGIFGAVTASAVRDLQQRYGIPVTGRVNPTTWEVLDMHENPYRSPLPWKQQNIKQPQATGDFS